Below is a window of Pseudoalteromonas undina DNA.
AGCACATGCTGACTCGCCATTTGATTTTGAATTTGCTGAGCCAACCGCCCTGCCCAATCCGCTAATGACACTCGACAAAGCCAAAGCCGGTTATGGCGATGTCACCATTTTAAACAGCATTAAGCTGAACTTAGTACCAGGCAGCCGTATTGCACTACTGGGTAGAAATGGCGCAGGTAAATCAACACTGATTAAATTACTATCAGGTGACTTACAACCTCAAGCAGGTGAAGTGTTTCAGCATCAAGGCTTAAACATTGGCTACTTTGCGCAGCATCAACTGGAGTCTCTAGATTTAAAAGCCAGTGCCGTCACTCACCTGCAACGCTTAAACCCTAAAGCCAGCGAACAATCATTGCGTGACTTTTTAGGCGGTTTTGCCTTTGTAGGCGATAAAGCACTCGATCCTGTAGCTCCCTTTTCTGGCGGTGAAAAAGCCCGTTTAGTACTGGCTATGTTGGTTTATCAAAAACCAAATTTACTACTACTCGATGAGCCAACCAACCACCTTGATTTAGAAATGCGCCACGCTTTAGTTATGGCATTACAAGGCTTTGAAGGCGCTATGGTCACGGTATCGCATGATCGCCATATGCTTAAAAATACCGCCGATGAATTTTATTTAGTTGATAATGGCGAGGTCACCCAATTTGGCTACGACCTAGATGCATATTATCAGTGGCTGCTTAATGCTAATAAAGAAGCCGCTAAAAACGACACCGACGAAGAGCCAAAAGCCCATTCACAAGTTAACCGTAAAGAGCAAAAGCGCTTAGAAGCCGAGTTTAGAAAAGCGATTCAGCCGCTGAAAAAGCAAATTGAAAAACTTGAAAAGCAATTAGATAAATTTGCTGCAGAACTAGCTGACGTTGAAGAGGCGCTAGGCGATAACACTCTCTATAACGACGAAAATAAAGGCAAGCTTAAAGAGTTAATTACTAAACAAGCCACACTTACGCCTAAGCTTAACGATGTTGAAGAAGAGCTACTTATGGCCCTTGAAGAAATGGAACAAAAAGAGCAGGCATTCGCCGATGAACTTGCTTAAAAGCAACGATTTTTGGCAGTTTGCATGTAACCTTTATAGCAAAGGTGACATGCAAACGCGCCTGTTGGATTATCAAAACCAGCTAGGTAAAAACGTCAACCTATGCTTGTTGCTGTATTACTTAGATTCTCTCAATCTAGCTATTAACCAAACACAGCTAAACAAGCTTGAACAATCAATTAGTGAGTTTGATAAGCTGGCATTGAAGCCTCTACGAGCCACACGTGCCTACTTAAAAGCCAATCAAGCCGAGATTACAGATTACGCCGCAATTCGAAAAGCACTTCTCGGTGCCGAGCTAAAATTAGAAAAGCAGCAACAAATAATATTGATTGATGAAGTTAATAGTATGAATTTAACACCTTGTGCAACGCCCAATAACAGCGATAAATATTTGTCATAATTTTTCACTATTAATTTCATCAGATCATAAAGCCATTTATATTATGAATATTAGCTCTTATATACATGGTTACTTTGGTTTACTTTTATACACCAAGCTATATATCTTTAGTTTTGTATTGAAATACCTCTTCTAAAGGTAAGTTAAAAACTAAAGAAATTTTAAAAGCCACCTCTAAAGTGGGTGAATATTTATTTGCCTCAATTGCCATTACCGTTTGCCGCGTTACGCCAATAGCATCTGCTAACTGCTTTTGCGTCATTTCATCGCGTAAAAAGCGTAATGTTCGAATAGAGTTAGTTATTGCATACTCACTCATAGATATCACCCGTTCTGCCTTTATAAAGCTGCGCTATGTAATTGACTATTTCGGCAATCAAAAAAGCGCCTACCATGATATGCATTGGTAAATATGGAATATTATATTCGATAGCTGGGCCCCAGTTATTAGCTTCAATTTGATATTGAAAAATAGCAACACAAATTCCCGCCTGTAAGATTATGGCCTTGTATTTATAACCCACTAAATTTATTTGCTTTTCTCTCACATCAGGTGGCTGATTTAATTCATTATCACTGATAAATGTAAGTAATAAATAGCTCAATACTATAAGTATCACAGAATAAATTAACACCTGTAGCAATAAGCCAGATAACCAAGAAACAGAACTAAGCTGCTGCGTACTCGCATTCATTAGGCTGTTTACATAAAAGTAAGATATGTACACGCTTACTAGTAAATCGATACTCAGCGTCAGTTCTCTAAAACTTATGCTTTGTAAAAGTTCTTTAAAGTGCTCTGAACGAGTCATATAAAGCTAACTCCAAGTAAAATATTTTTGACTTTTAAACTATAAGTTCACTTTTTATCCATGTCAAATATATTTAACACCAGGTTTATTTTATTTAACCTAAAACAAAGCAACGGTTATTCAAAGCTGAACTTTGCTGACCATCTTTATTATAAAAGTGATTAAAAAATCGCAGATAATTTACTAAAAAGTGCAAAATCGACTTAACTTTATTGATCAAAATCAACATCTGCATTGCCCATTTTATAATCTGTAAAATAGCTTGATCTGGATCATATCAAGTACCACTGAGCCAGCCTATGATTACCTAATAGACATCAGGAGGCAATTATGGACGTATTCTTTAGAGATTTTTTTAGCGACCCAGTACTATTTTTATCATTTGGATTTTTAGGCGTCGTTATTAGTTTATGCCTTTTCTTTGTGTATTTTTTCATGAAAAAAGTACACGATGCAGATATTAAAGAACAGCATTAAGCACGACGCACAAAGCGCCTTATTAGTTTACTGATTAGGCGCTTTTTATTTTTAAATATAAAAAATTTGCTACACTAGCGCTTCGTTAATTGCAAAGTGCGTAGTACAGACATGATCCCTAAGTTCAAACCCGCATGGTGGATGACCAACCGACACGTTCAAACCATAATACCGCGTTTTTTCCGCCCTTTTCATCATACTCGCTACGAACTTGCGCAACTTGATACGCCCGACGGAGACTTTATTGAGCTTGCTTGGTCACTCCCGCATAACGAAAAAGCACCACTCGCAGTGGTACTTCATGGACTTGAAGGCAATATCAACAGTTTTTATGCCAAAGGCATGATGAAGGCATTAAAAAAGCAAGGCTTTGCTGTCGTATTGATGCACTTTAGAAACTGCTCAACCGAAGTAAACCGCTTACCAAGAGCCTACCATAGTGGCGACACCGCCGATTTAGCTTTTTTTATAAATCATTTAAAACAACAGTTTCCAAATCGCCCTATTGTAGCGGTGGGTTTTTCATTGGGTGGTAATGTACTGGCTAAGTATTTAGGCGAAGAAAACATTCACTGCCCGCTTAACGCAGCTGCCGTGATATCTGCGCCCTATGATTTATCATCATCTAGTGATGTTATTCGTAAAAGCTTAGGTAAAATTTATCAAAAATATTTGCTCGATCGAATGAAAAAGTCGATGCAACGTAAATTACCGCAAATTAAACAACAGATACCGATCACCACTGATCAATTAATGGAAATTGACGATTTATTAGAGTTCGATAA
It encodes the following:
- a CDS encoding ATP-binding cassette domain-containing protein, giving the protein MIQISEIELLRGGKALLKNASATLFPEHKVGLVGANGCGKSTLFSLLKSELSLDGGNCSIPKDWSLASVKQETPALEISAIDYVLQGHPEYYALRIALREAEQNHDGDTQAKVHIQLENIKGYSIEAKAGELLHGLGFANNQIENPVSAFSGGWRMRLNLAQALIRDADLLLLDEPTNHLDLDAVYWLERFLRAYTGTLVLISHDREFLDAVVDQIWHIDKQLINVYKGNYSQFERQKAERLLQQQAMFEKQQEQIAHLEQFITRFKAKASKAKQAQSRVKALERMEKLAPAHADSPFDFEFAEPTALPNPLMTLDKAKAGYGDVTILNSIKLNLVPGSRIALLGRNGAGKSTLIKLLSGDLQPQAGEVFQHQGLNIGYFAQHQLESLDLKASAVTHLQRLNPKASEQSLRDFLGGFAFVGDKALDPVAPFSGGEKARLVLAMLVYQKPNLLLLDEPTNHLDLEMRHALVMALQGFEGAMVTVSHDRHMLKNTADEFYLVDNGEVTQFGYDLDAYYQWLLNANKEAAKNDTDEEPKAHSQVNRKEQKRLEAEFRKAIQPLKKQIEKLEKQLDKFAAELADVEEALGDNTLYNDENKGKLKELITKQATLTPKLNDVEEELLMALEEMEQKEQAFADELA
- a CDS encoding TIGR02444 family protein, with the protein product MNLLKSNDFWQFACNLYSKGDMQTRLLDYQNQLGKNVNLCLLLYYLDSLNLAINQTQLNKLEQSISEFDKLALKPLRATRAYLKANQAEITDYAAIRKALLGAELKLEKQQQIILIDEVNSMNLTPCATPNNSDKYLS
- a CDS encoding helix-turn-helix transcriptional regulator, coding for MSEYAITNSIRTLRFLRDEMTQKQLADAIGVTRQTVMAIEANKYSPTLEVAFKISLVFNLPLEEVFQYKTKDI
- a CDS encoding hydrolase translates to MIPKFKPAWWMTNRHVQTIIPRFFRPFHHTRYELAQLDTPDGDFIELAWSLPHNEKAPLAVVLHGLEGNINSFYAKGMMKALKKQGFAVVLMHFRNCSTEVNRLPRAYHSGDTADLAFFINHLKQQFPNRPIVAVGFSLGGNVLAKYLGEENIHCPLNAAAVISAPYDLSSSSDVIRKSLGKIYQKYLLDRMKKSMQRKLPQIKQQIPITTDQLMEIDDLLEFDNQLTAPLHGFENAHDYYKKASAMPYLKDIATPTLIIHAKDDPMLSIKAVPSSQDVSEHVTLRISEKGGHVGFISGNNPLKPVYWLEQVVPDYFKQCVFNNTDNE